The Candidatus Methanoplasma cognatum genome contains the following window.
GCTGTTCCGGAGAGTATTCCTTTCTTCAGCGTTCTCTGCGAACTGTCTGACAGCACGGCGTCGTGCGAACCGTGGAACCCTCCTTTCATCTTCACGATGCCTCGTTTGCCTGTGTATCCTCTCGCCAAACGTATGGCGTGCATGGTTGCCTCCGTGCCCGAATTCACCAAACGCACCATCTCTGCGCAGGGCACCCTCTCCGATATCTCGGAGATCAGCTCTTTCTCTTGGGGAGATGGCGCACCGAAGACGGTTCCTTTTTTGGCCTGCTGTTTGACCGCCGACACCACCGAGGGGTGGGAATGGCCCAGTATGAGGGGGCCGTATGCCATGCAAAGGTCGATATAGTCGTTACCGTCAACATCGGTCACGATGCATCCTTTACCTTTTTCAATGTACACCGGGCTGGGTTCAAAGGCTCTGACGGGGCTTGACACTCCTCCCGGCGTGAGTTTTTTCATCACCTGATGATTGCTGAATGATGTTTCCCTGTTCACCGTTTCAGCTCCTTCAGCGCATCTTCGGCGAAGTATGATATTATTATGTCGGCGCCGGCTCTTTTGATCGAAATGAGAGATTCCATCGCCGCCCTGCGTTCGTCTAACCATCCGTTCGCGGCCGCGGCCTTTATCATTGCGTATTCCCCCGATACCTGATAGGCCGCCACCGGAACGGAGAACTCGGCCCTTGCCTGTTTTATCACATCGAGATACGGCATCGCCGGTTTTACCATTATGATGTCGGCGCCTTCTTCGATATCCGTGCGCATCTCCGTCATTGCCTCCCTGGCGTTGGCCGGGTTCATTTGATAGGCCTCCCTTCCGCATCCCGACGGAACGGAATGCGCTATGTCCCTGAATGGGCCGTAGAACGAGCTGCAGAACTTTGCGCTGTATGCCATTATTGAAACGTCCTTATGGCCGGATCCGTCCAGAGCCTCCCTTATATTGGAGACCTGGCCGTCCATCATGCCGCTCGGGGCTACCATCTGCGCTCCCGCATGTGCGAGGGATTCCGCAATCTTTCTGTATTGGATCAGAGTCAGATCATTATCCACCTTTCCGCCGGAAAGTATCCCGCAGTGCCCGTGATCCGTATATTCACACATGCACAGGTCGGCAATGAGAAGCAGGTCGGAGGACGATCCCATTTTTCTTATAGCGTTTTGAACCACGCCATCCTCCGAATATGCGCCGGACCCATCTGGATCCTTGTGCTTAGGTATCCCGAAGAGCATGACCGCATTGATCCCCGATGAGTGAAGCCTTTCGGCGACCTTCGCCGCGTCGCTAAGCGGATATGTCGGAACTCCAGGCATAGAATCCGTATATTTCACGGAATCCAGAGTTTCATCGAAAAACAGCGGCAGCACAAGGTCATCCTTGTGCAGCCTTGTTTCTGTCAGCATCCTGCGGACACTTTCGTCAGAACGTCTGCGTCTCATTCTGTCTTTTGGGAACATCATTTCACCTCCAATCCGAAAAGGTACCTAGCTGCATCAATAACACTGTTTTCCCCGCTGAGAGAAGAGACCCTGAGGTTCTCATAGATCTCTGCGAGCATCTTCGATACGATCGCCCTCGACATGTCCTCGAACACCTCATCGATATCGGCCGAAACGGCCCTCGCTTTTGCTCTGGACAGCTCTTCTTCTCTTACAGCGGCCGCTTTCCTGCTTATTTCCCCGATAACGCGGTTAGCTTTCTCCTCCAGATATTCAGCGTCCATTTTGGCGATCTCGTCTTTCACTATGCGCTCCGCCTCGGATATCTCTGTTCTTCTTCTCATTATATTCTCGGCAGCCACCCCCTGGAGGCTGTCCATCGTCTCCAGCGATACGTTCGAGATATCGTTGACGGCATCATCCACGTTCTTCGGCACCGACACGTCCACAACAAGAAGCGGCCTCTCCCGTTCTCCGGCGGATGTTATCGTTTCCGGAGTGACGATTATGTGAGGGGCCGATGTGGCGACGAACAGGACATCGCTCTTTGACACGGCCGATATCAGGTATTCCCTGCTCAGGGCGGTACCGCCGACCTGAAGCGCCAGGTCCGAGGCCCTTTCAAATGTCCGGCCGGAGACTATCACCAATTGAACGCCCTTATCTGAAAGGCTTTTTCCTATGGCCGCCGCCATGCTGCCCGCACCGAAGATGGTGACGGTCTTACCCTCCAGCCCCCCTGTCCTCTGTTCGGCCAGATCCACGGCCGCACTCCCGACGGAAACGGAACCGGGATTGATCTGTGTCTCGTTCCTTACTCTCTTACCTATGGATAGTGCCCTGTCAAAGAGTTTAGAAAGATATTTGGATACGTGCCCTTCTTCTTTGGCCCGCACGTACGCCTCCCTGACCTGACCCTGAATGTGATTCTCCCCCACGATCAGAGAGTCGAGGCCGCACGACACTCTGAAGAGATGTCTTATCGACGCTTTTCCTTGGTTAATAAAAGGTATGCTCTGGTCTTTTGAACGCGGCACGGTGTTCCTTATGAATGACTCGAACTCCTTTTTTACCGGTTCGGCGTCATCCGTCCCGACGTATATTTCAAAGCGGTTGCATGTTTTCAGTATAACATATTCATTATAGGCCATGGTGTTCTGCAGATATTTGGTGATGTTGGACTCCATCATCTGCGCAACCTCGCTCATGGCTTCGATCCCCGCATCCGTATGCGTCACGTGGAGGCTTATGATCACTTCGGCGCCCCCAGCATTTTAGCTCTTTCCAGAGCGGACGCCGTGTCCCTTTCTCCGGCGAACCTGTTCACTTCAGGGTCGCGGGCGGCCTTTCTTAAATATTCTGAGCGTTCTGCCTGAGTCCCTTTTCCGGCGCACATCTTTCTCAGTTCAGATAAGATATCGAACATGACGTCGAATCTTTCGTCCAGAAAGGCGTCAAGTTCTTCGACCACATAAGGGGGGAAAGCGGGAAGCTTTCCTTCCGATGACACGGATACTGTGTATCTTTCTCTCTTCAGAACGGAAGGCATGACCACATTACCGCCGCCATGGGCGGAATTGACGTAAAGACCCTGACGGAGGGCTTCGTCTCTTACCTCGGAATTCAACGTCATATCGTCCGTCGCCGCTATGATAATATCAAATCCTTTCATCATATCGGATACTTCCGAGACCGTAGTCCTCTTTTTTATCAAAGAGCCGGCTATTTCTTCGATCCCTGGTACGGCGTCCTCTGCGACCACTGTGATATTCGCGCCTCTGAAGTGCGTACATTTCCGCAGAGCGACATTTCCGCCGCCCACCACGAGCACTTTAAGACCTTCTGGTGAGATTAACAAAGATATCATCTATATGGCGCCCCCTTTCTGCCTGAATCTGCGAGAATATGCTCTTTGAAACCAGTCTGCATGAATCTGCCCCGTACCATGCTTATCCTCTTGGATTATCCATCCAATGAACACTTCTCACTTATAAGAACATATTGGATTATTTATCCAGCGTGCCTGTCTGATGAAAAAATTGCTTACGTCTTAGTGCGTGAGCCGCGTGGGCAGAAGACCAACAATAACATATTAATTATTGGATGTATGTGCCAAGTTATTGCTATCACAGATTATGCGTTCCCGCCAGAACCTGAGTTGCGGCTTGCGCCTATATGTTAGCTGTAGCTGGAAAGATCCCCCGCATAAAAGTATTACATATACGCGCGGAGGTACACATACATTATCACTAACAGCACGCCCAGCATAACTAAACGTATGAGGATTCTGACGATTACCCTTTTTAGAAACGACATCCTATCCTCACTTGAATTAATTAACGCATATTAAAAACATCACAACGTTCCAGCGTTAGCATAGACCGGGGCGCCTCTTCGACCTTTTTGAAGGCGGTGGCCGGCAGTCTCTTTTCGTGATCTATGCATCCGTATGCGCCGCATTCCAACATGAATGCGGCCTGCGGCAGCGCGACGGATCTACTGGACCTGCGGATCGTCTTCGACCATGCGGCAGAGAACATATATGAAAGCTGAACCGTCAGTTGAACATCTGATCGTCGAGGTGCTCATTCTCAAAGTAATACTGCGACCTCTCCTTCTGCGCGCTGGAAACGTCTTTCGACATCCCTTTCATGTAGGAACCGTACCTTTCCCTGATCTGGTCCTCCACGGGCCTGGACCTCTTCCTTGCCTCTTTGATCAGATCGGCGGTTATCAGCGGCGCTTTTTCCATCACCGCGATGTCGCCCGCTGCTCTGATAAGGCCTCCGAGCTCTCTCAGCCTAAGTGTGAGCGAGTTGAGCTGGTTGTCGGACCTCGCGCGGGTCTTTCCCTCTGCGATGATCTCTTCCACCGCATCGATGGTAGCGTGAGGTATGCGGCCGTCCATCATCACTTCCTGAGCTACGAATTGAGCGTACTTTGCGCGGTTACGGGAGCTGTCAGGCATCGCTGTGTCCACCAGCACCTCATACCCGCCTCCTATTATCCTCGACCTAAGAGGGGAGAGGATGTTCTCCAGATCTTGGATGTTGCAAGCGGCCACCAGAATGAAATCGCAGGGTACATCGTCAACCTTGACGCTTGCGCCCGCCGACTGGGGATTGCGCCCTACAATGGGGAACTTCTTCTCCTGCATAGCGGTCAGAATGAACCGCTGCAGGTTCCCGAGATGGGATACCTCATCGATGAAAAGCACACCCTCATGGGCTTCATGGATGGACCCGGCGGTGACCCTCTCATACGAGGGGGTTCCGAGTTTTTCATGGCCTCCGTAAGGGTCGTGCCTGACATCGCCTAGCAGTTCGGTCTCGGACGCGCCGGTAGCAAGAACGAAAGGATTCCTGTTCAGTTTTACAAGCACCTTCTGGTTGGATTTCTTGTTCAGCTGATTCCTCTTGTGGAGGGCTTTGCCGTCAAGTCTCCTGATGTGGTCTCCCGCTCTCTCGAAGACCACCGTCTCCTCCGTCCCGTCGGACAGTATACGGGTGGTGTTCACCCTTTCCCTTCCGGTGACCACGCCCTGAGGCATTGCCGCTTCCAGCATTCCGCTGAGCAGGTCCCCGAAAGGGTTTGAGTTGGATCCCATCTCGATCTTGCTTTTGTTGCAGAAAGGACAGTTCACATCATACGGGAGCGAGTATTTCCCGCATGCTTTGCATATATAGCCCAGCCTCTCTGCGACGTTCTTGGGCGCCTGATCTGGTTCCAGGAGCTGGCCGACCGACTCGGCGCGAATATCGTCCTCATCATGCACCTGCCCTTCGTCAAGTATCTCAAGGAACGGCCTTTCGGGGTTCTCGGGATTCCTGACCACCCTTACCTCCTGCTTCGGTTTGGGGAGATTCATCGAGAGAGCCCTTGCTATCATGGACTTCCCGGTACCGGGCGGCCCCACGAGCATAAGGTGTCTGCGCTGTATGGCGGCGATCTTCGCCAGATGTATGGCCTCTTCCTGGCCGAGGACACGGTCCAGTGGATCAGAGGGGATGAGTATGTCCTCTGTGCTCTTTATCCCCTCGATGTCTTCCCATGATTCCGCCGCTCTTTTGCCTTTCATTTTATCTGCTCTCAGTATAGGTCTTCTTTGGTAAAGATTGTGGTCTCGGCAGGCATCTTTGTGATGTTGCCTTTGCGTGTCCCCACGATCGTCTTGATCCCTCTTTCGACGGAAACATCCAGTATCCTTTGTGAGATAACGCCGTCAAAGACTATCACGGCTATCCCTTCTGAATCTTCTTTGAGCGAGTTCACCAGGTTCTTCACCGCTATCTCTTTTATAACGGAGTTATCCTCCGAGAGGAGTTTGGCGTTGTGCGTGGATGACATATCCAGCAGCATATCTCTGAACGCTTCCTGTTCCGGGGACAGTGTCTTTGTGTTCCTGTCCTTCTTCCCGCGGAGTGTCCTCGCAGGTTTTCCGGCGTCGTCGTCATGTTGTTTTGATGGACGGCCCTTTTTCGGCTTTTCATCCTGATCCTCACGGTGGGCGGGAGGGGCTTCGGTCCACTGCGTGGTCTCTTTGCCTTTTCTAGGTTTTTCTTCCTCAGGCTCGTCGTGCTCGACTTCTTTGACCTCTTCGGCAGGCTCCTCTTCGGCAGGCTCCTCGACCTTCTTCTTGAACCTCTCGACATTTTCGCTATTGAACCTCTCGCGGCCTTTTCTCCCGTTGTCTTGATCGTCCTCGCGCAGTCTTTTCTTATCATTGCGGTCTCTTCTGTTCCTCTCGTCGCGGATCTTCCTTGACCTGTCTTCTTCCTCGGAGGAGGGAGAAGATGAAGCGGGAGGGGATAACGAAAGAGGAGGGGATAACGGAATGACGGAGGTCTCCTTCTCCTCCGCAGCAGCTACGGTGATGCCGTTCATCTCCATGTACTGGTCGCCGGGGATCTTGTTGCGCAGGCATTTAACCAGCTGTTTGGTCGAAAGCTCCTCAACCTCGTGCGCACGAGGTGCACGGGCCACGAAGTCTATCTCGGAGGTCTGGAAAAGTTCCCTGAGGATCAGCTCCCCTCCTCTGTCGCCGTCGACGAACGCCGTCGTGACCTTCTCTCTGGAGAGATCCTGCACCGTCTTAGGGATGTTGGTCCCTTCCACTGCGATAGCGTTCTTGATGCCTGCTTTCAGGAGGTTGAGGACATCCGATCTCCCTTCCACGATAATTATCGTTTCCGAATCCTTCACTCCTGGTCCGGCGGGACATTTGTCCTTTCCGTACGTGGTGATCTCCTCTACCTGTATGCTCTGCCTTATGCTCTGAGTAAGGTCCGCCGAGGACCCCTTTGATTGGCTTATCAGCTCATTCAAGAGTTCTTTTGCGCGCTCGACCACTTTCTCTCTCTTGATCACGCGGACGTCCTCTATTCCGAGAACTCTTATACCCGCTTTGCACGGCCCGACCCTGTCGATGGTCTCAAGGGATGACGCTATTATAACCGTCTCCACCTGGTCCAGGCTTGACGAGATGTATATTATCCCCTCCGACTTTCCGCCTTTGGAAACTATCTCTACCTCTATCCTCCCTATCCTGCCGGTCTTCTGAAGATCCCTCAGGTCAAGGTCCTCTCCCAAAAGCCCCTCTGTCTGTCCGAAGATCGCCCCGACGACGTCAGGTTTCTCGACGACGCCGTCTGCGGTGATCTTTGCTTTTATCATATATTTTGTTGTGTTTGGATCTATGTTCATTTGTAAACCCTCCATTGGGTCGGGAAAAACCATACTTCCTGCTCTGCTGTGCGCTCACACTCCGTTCTTTCCGCAATGGAGTGCTTTCTTTCCCATCCTATTACTGTCCCTTATGAGCCCGCAGGGCCGTTCCCTTGGGGCGCTTTGATGACCTATCGTCCTCGGACGATGTTTATCGTGATAGTGATTCAGTGAACAGGGAATTAGTGATTCCCATGAGCCGTGTATGTGTGTTTTTATATATAAAAGAGATTACGCGCTTTCTAATTACACAATCCGTGAAGAACCGAGACTCCTTTATCCGCAGCGTTCCTCAGATGTATTTCCTGTCATAGAGCAGCGCCGCGTTCAGGACGACCAGAACGGAACCTGCGTTATGAACCAATGCGCCCGTGACGGGGTTAAGGAGGGCGAACATGGAAAGTATGACCGCTACGGCGTTGATGGACATGGAAATTGCAATATTGAATCTGATCAGCCTGACCGTTGCGTTGGATAAGCGTTTCAGGTACGGGATCTTCGCTATGTCGTCGCCCATGAGCGCAATGTCGGCAGCTTCGATGGCTATGTCGCTGCCCATGCTCCCCATCGCTACTCCCACGTCCGCTGCTTTAAGGGCGGGAGCGTCATTCACTCCGTCGCCTATCATGCATACGCAGCGGCCTTCATCCTGCATCTTTTGTATCAGCTCTACCTTTTGGGCGGGGATCAATTCCGCATGAACGGCCTCTATGCCGACCTTTTCCGAAAAGTGGTTCGCTGCCTGCCTGTTATCGCCGGTCAGAAGAACGACCTCAGCATCCGCTTCTTTAATTTCCCTGACCATGTTCTCCGCAGTTTCCCGCAGCGTATCTGAGAGTGCGATGATGCCTATGCATCTGCCGTCCAGCGAAACAAGTATCGTTGCTTTCCCTTGACTGTGGAGCCGCTCCAGAGGGCCGGCGGCTGCGTCCGGATCGATGCCGTTCTCCCGCAGAAATGAAACGTTCCCGCAGAGAACGGCCCTGCCGTACATATCTGCGCTTATTCCCCTTCCGGGCATCATTTTGAAATTGTCTATGGGATGCATCCGTATCCCCTGCCTCTTCGCATGTGCTGCTACCGCCTTGCCGAGAGGGTGTTCCGAAAAGGCTTCGGCCGATGCGGCGACCGCTAACAATTCTTTACCGCTCACGGCTGTATCAAGCGGGACAGCATCGCTGACTACGAGACTGCCGTACGTGAGCGTTCCTGTTTTATCAAACGCGACGGTGTCCACCTTTCCCATGCGTTCCAGAGCGTCTCCGGATTTGATAACGACCCCATGTTTCGTAGCTTGTCCGACCGCCGCCATTATGGCTGCCGGCGTGGAAAGGACGAGGGCGCAGGGGCAGAATACGACCAGTATCGTTACTGATCTTGTGATATCCCCGGTGACGAAATATGTAGCGAGAGCTATCAAAGATACCAACGGGACCAGCCATGACGCCCATTTGTCGGCGATGCGCTGCATGGGCGCTTTGTTGTCCTCGGCCTCCCGGACCAAACGGATAAGCTTCTGAAGGGAGGAGTCCTCGCCTACTTTCATCGCTTTTATATCAACAGACCCAAACAGATTGACCGTTCCGCAGAACACCTCGTCGCCGACCCCTTTGTCAACGGGCAGGGATTCGCCAGTGATGATCGACTGATCGATCGAAGTATTGCCGAAGAGGATCCTGCCGTCCACCGGCACAGCCTCGCCGGGAAGGATTCGAAGAATGTCACCTTCTATGACGTCTTCGATCCGCACCATCTCTTCAAAACCTTCTCTGACAACGCGCCCGTTTTGCGGCGCCAGTCCGATAAGCTGTTTGATGCCTTTCTTTGCCCGTTCCACTGTTTTATCTTCCAGTATGGCGCCGATGGCCATTATGAACGCGACCTCTCCCGCCGCAAAGATCTCGCCGATGAAAACCGCGGCGGTCACTGCGATGGATATAAGTAACGCGGAAGATATCTTGCTGAGGCCATCGTTGTAAATGATCCGCCAAACGGCGAGATAGAAAAGCGGATACCCGCATACCGCGATCGTTACCCATGCCGGGTCGATCGGCAGGGATGTTTTTGTTAGTATGAGTGCCAGGCTGATTGCGAGGAATATCCCGGCCGCGATCGTCATCGGCAGACCGGAAAGGAACTCGAATATCTTCCTCGTAAGCGGGACTTTGATCTGTTCCTTCTTCGGATCTGGAATTGTTCCTTGCGGTATGCGGTTTACTTCTGTCAAGAGTTCACTGCCGTTCTTCTGTCTTTATATTCACGCCATGCAAGGCGACGTCCGACAGCTTATGTTGAAGGACGTGGCTGAGCGACGCATCGAGATAGAGTGTCGAATCTTTTCCGCCGATGACCTCCTCTATGCATCTTTCTATGGCATTGAACCTCAATTCCACTGCGATGTCTTTGCTTTCGGCGAATGAACGGGACATGCTCCCGTACACGCCTATGCGCCCGTGCGTCTCACCCTCATACCCGGGCCTCATTACGAAAAGCGTTCCGGGTTCTATGTTCTGACGTATGTTCATCAGAGTGGTCGTCATCGTTCTTCCGTATACGCTGTCCTTAACATTCTCTTTCATGAACTCATTTAGTTTGTGGATCATCGGGACCGAGAGCCCCGCCTTATCAAGCACATCCTTCATAGAGAACACCTCAAAGGGCGTTCCCTGTGCGAGTACCTCTCCGTCAAAAAGAACAATCACCAGGTCCGCCCACGAATATGCGGTTTCGATATCATGCGTAGATATTATGACCGTGGAACCGCTCATGTTGACCTCATCTGCTATCTCATAAAGGCGGTACACCATTTCAGGGTCCAGACCGGCGGTGGGTTCGTCCATTATCAATACCTTCGGGTACATCGCCAGCGCGCTGGCCACGGCCACTCTCTTCCTCTGGCCGAATGACAGATGGTGTATCGGCCTTGAACGCTCCTCTTCCATCCCCACCATTTTCAGAGCATCTTTAACCCTCTTACGGATCTCATCCAGAGGAAGATCGAGGTTGAAGGGGCCGAAGGCCACATCATCCTCGACTATCACGTTGAATATCTGATCGTCTGGATTCTGCGTTACGAACGTGACCTCTTTTCTAAGGCCAAGCAGTCCTTTCTTTGTGTGCTCGACCTTGTTCGAATTGTACTCCACCTCTCCCTCGGTCGGTTTCAGTATGCCATTGAAATGCATGAAAAGCGTGCTTTTACCGGCGCCGTTGGGCCCTATAAAAGCGACCTTGCATCCTGTCGGGATTTTGACGGACACATTCTTCAGGGCCTGTTTCCCGCCCTCATACCTATAGCTAAGGTTCTTTGTTTCAAGTATCGTTTCTTTCTCGTTATCCAATTAATAACACTCCTTCCTGCAGCGCGATAAAAAATATTACGGAGGCGCATACCAAGGCCGCGCAGAACGCTGTTGCCGCTTTGCTTTTTTTGTTGAAAGATGAAAGGGTTTGGAACTCCCCCCTGTAATTCCTGCATTGCAATGCGACCTGGCCTTTTTCAGCCGTATCCAGGGACCGCATGAAAACACCGACCGCCAGTCTTGCCGTGGTGTTCATGCTTCTCCTGTATCCTGAATAGCCAAACTTGCATTCAGCGGCAAGGTGCATGCTCTCCGCGGTCTCCATAAGGAGGAAAGTGTAGCGGTATATCAGAACGAGCAACTCCACGAAAACATCCGGGAACCGAAGTTTCCTCAATGCGTCGGCGAGGTGCGGAACCGGCGTGGAGACCGCGAAGGAGTACAGCAGAAGAAGCGCGGCGGTAGATCTTGCATACACCAGTGTGGCGAACGAAACGCCTGCGTCCGTGAAGTTGATCGTTATGCCTATTTTCACCGATGCGACCGACACCCCCGGTGTTACGATCGCAAAAATGACGGCGCTTATTATTATGAGTACCTGAGCATAGACAAAGAGTTTCATTAAAGTAACAGGCGGCCTTAGTCTGGAGCCGTAAAGGAATAGGGACAGCCCTATCACAAATGCGAAAACAGGCATCCATATTATTTTCGAAGCGATGTCCAGCACTAGCAGTGAAAGTATGAGAAAAAGTTTGGCCAGCGGAGACCAGCGAAGCATAGGGCTCCTGTACGCCGCCGTATCCACCGAATTGAACTCACTGCTGTGCTCTTCGCTCATGTGCTTTCCAGCGGCTCCTCGGCCTTTTCACGTTTTCTTTTTTGGAAGGCATGCACAATATACGCAAGTATCAGGATGCCGATCGCTGTTTGGATGAGGAATAGAATGGTCAGATGAGACTCGCTGAATTGTATAAAGTTCTCTATCCATGGCGTATAATCGGGATTAAGATCCAATATCGCATCCGCACCGGCATCGTCCGCACCCCCCACATCCCTGAAGAACGCAAAGAAATATGCAAGCAGTATCATGGCGGCGGAGACGGCGGCAAAGCAAACGAGCATAAGACGGGTCTTTGTCTTGTAAGTAAAGATACTGATCTTATCTTTTGTTTCATCGCTCAGTATGCCTCTGGACTGACGGACCGATGTGTCGAATCCTATGCCTTTGACAAGGTCGGGCCTGATGTCGGCGAGGTACTTGAAGAAGAACACGAATAGTGCTCCTTCCGCTATGGCGATGGGTATCTGTGTGGTCGCGAATATCCCGAAGAACGTGGCATACGTTTGAGCGAACGACGATATGTCCGCATGCGGAACTATCAGCGTGAGCTGTAACGCGGTCACAAGGTATGTTACTATGTCTGCGACAAAAGCGACCGAAAAAACCGTTATGACGGGGTTGACGTTCATTTTCCTGAGATATTTGAATAGGTAATATGCAGCAAACGGTCCGGCGATGCCCATCGAGAATACGTTAGCCCCCAGCGTCGTGAATCCGCCGTGAGCTAAGAATGTCCCCTGGAACAACAGAACTATAGTACATATGATCACAGTGATCCACGGTCCGGAAAGCATCACCGACAGCCCGGTGCCTGTGGGATGCGATGATGAGCCTGTGACGGAAGGTATTTTCAGTGAAGAAAGGATGACGACGAACGCCCCCGACAGTGCGAGCGACAGTTTCTTTTCGGGGTGTTCGGTCAGGAATTTTCTCAGCGCCCTTATCCCCCATATCCAGAACGGTATGGCGACCAGTGTCCAGAATATTGCCCAGGGAAGCGGCAGGAACCCCTCCATTATGTGCATTGTTCACACTCTCCTTTTCTTTTGGTTTTCTTTGGGTAATAATTGGACATATAATCCAATTTGTTAGATGGGTTTCTTCTTTTCATATTGCATTCTCCAAGCACTTTACCAGTCTTTGACCCCTCATCCATCCATAATATAAGGTGGATGTATACTCCAATGTAAACTATATCACGCTCTGTGATATTTAATCCTGCTGTATCTCTGGGTCCTTCTCGAGTTCGCGCAGAAAAGGTTTAGACCTTATGTCAGGTGTGCGGGTTTTAACAAAATATTATGGATTTGAGGTCATTATATTCTAAAAACGGATATAAAAACCATGTTTGAGATTGAAATAGCTAAGGTGATGCGGGAGCTGGCCCCCCTCACACCTTTTCAAGCCTTTTGAGCATCTTCACAGCGGCGTCCACCACATCCCTTCCCTTCTCGATACGGTCCATCGCCTGGAGCTGCGTCATATCCGGCCCTGTTATTCCGAATGCGACCGGCTTGCTGTATTCCAGCTGGAGATCCGCGACAAGTCTGGACGCCTGCGCGATGACCACTTCATCATGCTTCGTCTCCCCCTTTATGACCGCTCCGATGGTTATGACCGCATCGACGTCGGTCCTCTCAAGCAATGCTTTCACCGCCAGCGGTATCTCGTAGACGCCGGGGACCATTATGGTCTTTACTATCTCAACCCCGAGGAACTCCGCTTCGGATCTCGCCCTCTCTATCATCATGGATGTGATGTCGAAGTTGAACTCCGCCGCCACCATTCCTAATTTATATGCTTTCATTTTCTCACCTTTGTTTTACCGGACCTTCGTCCGCAAACCCCTGTCTCTGTCCTGTGCCTGCATTACGCCTCAGCCTGTCCGGTCTGAAAAGCAGATCGTAGACATTTACCGCATGTTCCCTGGTCCTGCTTTCGGCCAGGGAAGCTAATCCGCCGTCGTCTCCCGCCTCGTCTGCATGGACGAAGACCTCGATTATATGCGTATTGGTCATAAGCTGCGCCCTGATCAGCCCTGTGGAGGCCTCGTGGGCGCACATCTTGTCCTTTTCCTCGGGCCCCGGCATCCCCAGGGCCATGACTATATCGCATCCTTTCTTTTCGATCAGTATCTTACAGGCGACCGGCAGGTCCTTCACCCCGGGGACGGTGTACCTCTCTATCCTGAACCCGGTGCCTGTCCTTTCAAGCTCATTTA
Protein-coding sequences here:
- the dnaG gene encoding DNA primase DnaG, encoding MNIDPNTTKYMIKAKITADGVVEKPDVVGAIFGQTEGLLGEDLDLRDLQKTGRIGRIEVEIVSKGGKSEGIIYISSSLDQVETVIIASSLETIDRVGPCKAGIRVLGIEDVRVIKREKVVERAKELLNELISQSKGSSADLTQSIRQSIQVEEITTYGKDKCPAGPGVKDSETIIIVEGRSDVLNLLKAGIKNAIAVEGTNIPKTVQDLSREKVTTAFVDGDRGGELILRELFQTSEIDFVARAPRAHEVEELSTKQLVKCLRNKIPGDQYMEMNGITVAAAEEKETSVIPLSPPLSLSPPASSSPSSEEEDRSRKIRDERNRRDRNDKKRLREDDQDNGRKGRERFNSENVERFKKKVEEPAEEEPAEEVKEVEHDEPEEEKPRKGKETTQWTEAPPAHREDQDEKPKKGRPSKQHDDDAGKPARTLRGKKDRNTKTLSPEQEAFRDMLLDMSSTHNAKLLSEDNSVIKEIAVKNLVNSLKEDSEGIAVIVFDGVISQRILDVSVERGIKTIVGTRKGNITKMPAETTIFTKEDLY
- the hemA gene encoding glutamyl-tRNA reductase; translation: MIISLHVTHTDAGIEAMSEVAQMMESNITKYLQNTMAYNEYVILKTCNRFEIYVGTDDAEPVKKEFESFIRNTVPRSKDQSIPFINQGKASIRHLFRVSCGLDSLIVGENHIQGQVREAYVRAKEEGHVSKYLSKLFDRALSIGKRVRNETQINPGSVSVGSAAVDLAEQRTGGLEGKTVTIFGAGSMAAAIGKSLSDKGVQLVIVSGRTFERASDLALQVGGTALSREYLISAVSKSDVLFVATSAPHIIVTPETITSAGERERPLLVVDVSVPKNVDDAVNDISNVSLETMDSLQGVAAENIMRRRTEISEAERIVKDEIAKMDAEYLEEKANRVIGEISRKAAAVREEELSRAKARAVSADIDEVFEDMSRAIVSKMLAEIYENLRVSSLSGENSVIDAARYLFGLEVK
- the hemB gene encoding porphobilinogen synthase translates to MFPKDRMRRRRSDESVRRMLTETRLHKDDLVLPLFFDETLDSVKYTDSMPGVPTYPLSDAAKVAERLHSSGINAVMLFGIPKHKDPDGSGAYSEDGVVQNAIRKMGSSSDLLLIADLCMCEYTDHGHCGILSGGKVDNDLTLIQYRKIAESLAHAGAQMVAPSGMMDGQVSNIREALDGSGHKDVSIMAYSAKFCSSFYGPFRDIAHSVPSGCGREAYQMNPANAREAMTEMRTDIEEGADIIMVKPAMPYLDVIKQARAEFSVPVAAYQVSGEYAMIKAAAANGWLDERRAAMESLISIKRAGADIIISYFAEDALKELKR
- a CDS encoding ATP-binding protein — protein: MKGKRAAESWEDIEGIKSTEDILIPSDPLDRVLGQEEAIHLAKIAAIQRRHLMLVGPPGTGKSMIARALSMNLPKPKQEVRVVRNPENPERPFLEILDEGQVHDEDDIRAESVGQLLEPDQAPKNVAERLGYICKACGKYSLPYDVNCPFCNKSKIEMGSNSNPFGDLLSGMLEAAMPQGVVTGRERVNTTRILSDGTEETVVFERAGDHIRRLDGKALHKRNQLNKKSNQKVLVKLNRNPFVLATGASETELLGDVRHDPYGGHEKLGTPSYERVTAGSIHEAHEGVLFIDEVSHLGNLQRFILTAMQEKKFPIVGRNPQSAGASVKVDDVPCDFILVAACNIQDLENILSPLRSRIIGGGYEVLVDTAMPDSSRNRAKYAQFVAQEVMMDGRIPHATIDAVEEIIAEGKTRARSDNQLNSLTLRLRELGGLIRAAGDIAVMEKAPLITADLIKEARKRSRPVEDQIRERYGSYMKGMSKDVSSAQKERSQYYFENEHLDDQMFN